In Procambarus clarkii isolate CNS0578487 chromosome 82, FALCON_Pclarkii_2.0, whole genome shotgun sequence, one genomic interval encodes:
- the RYBP gene encoding YY1-associated factor 2 isoform X2 yields the protein MDQKKSPSRRVKRANKEENMWDCSVCTYRNSPEAFKCLMCDVRKGTSTRKPRLNAELVAAQVAQVVPPKVKKPERKDRERKGEGRNLQKGRPRLKNVDRSTAQHNAVTVNNVTVIITEFQPKQRKTSSGNSSATTNGDTSQIMSSSEAGSISDASTDTRNGDITTESRSS from the exons GAGGGTGAAGCGGGCTAACAAGGAGGAGAATATGTGGGACTGCAGTGTGTGTACCTACAGAAATTCCCCAGAGGCCTTCAAATGCCTCATGTGTGATGTCCGCAAGGGTACATCTACAAG AAAGCCTCGTTTGAATGCTGAATTAGTAGCAGCCCAAGTTGCACAAGTTGTTCCCCCTAAAGTCAAGAAACCTGAAAGAAAGGACAGGGAACGGAAGGGAGAGGGTCGAAATCTACAAAAAGGCAG ACCAAGGTTGAAGAATGTTGATAGAAGTACCGCACAGCACAATGCCGTTACCGTTAACAATGTCACCGTCATCATTACAGAGTTCCAACCCAAGCAACGTAAAACTTCTTCTGGAAATAGTTCGGCAACAACAAATGGTGACACTTCCCAAATCATGTCATCCTCTGAAGCAGGATCTATCTCGGATGCTTCAACAGACACGCGCAACGGTGACATAACAACTGAATCCCGGAGTTCGTAG
- the RYBP gene encoding YY1-associated factor 2 isoform X1 yields the protein MDQKKSPSSFRASVNGIGHKRVKRANKEENMWDCSVCTYRNSPEAFKCLMCDVRKGTSTRKPRLNAELVAAQVAQVVPPKVKKPERKDRERKGEGRNLQKGRPRLKNVDRSTAQHNAVTVNNVTVIITEFQPKQRKTSSGNSSATTNGDTSQIMSSSEAGSISDASTDTRNGDITTESRSS from the exons tttcaGAGCAAGTGTAAATGGGATAGGTCACAA GAGGGTGAAGCGGGCTAACAAGGAGGAGAATATGTGGGACTGCAGTGTGTGTACCTACAGAAATTCCCCAGAGGCCTTCAAATGCCTCATGTGTGATGTCCGCAAGGGTACATCTACAAG AAAGCCTCGTTTGAATGCTGAATTAGTAGCAGCCCAAGTTGCACAAGTTGTTCCCCCTAAAGTCAAGAAACCTGAAAGAAAGGACAGGGAACGGAAGGGAGAGGGTCGAAATCTACAAAAAGGCAG ACCAAGGTTGAAGAATGTTGATAGAAGTACCGCACAGCACAATGCCGTTACCGTTAACAATGTCACCGTCATCATTACAGAGTTCCAACCCAAGCAACGTAAAACTTCTTCTGGAAATAGTTCGGCAACAACAAATGGTGACACTTCCCAAATCATGTCATCCTCTGAAGCAGGATCTATCTCGGATGCTTCAACAGACACGCGCAACGGTGACATAACAACTGAATCCCGGAGTTCGTAG